ATTTTTCAATGTCCCCAAAGGCGACGACTCTGAGCCGATCCTGCCAGCATCGAGCTTGCGCGGCATGGTTCGCAATATTTTCGAGGCAGCAACGAACTCGTGTTTCGCCAGTTTCGACTACGGACAACGGCTCAGTTATCGCCTCGCACCTAGTGAGGCTTTGAAGCTCGTTCCGGCGCGGGTGCTGGCCCCCAGAAATAAAGGCGAAGTTTGGCGACTGCAGCTTATGCTGGGCTCGGCAACGCTTACGATTGGCGAAAACCCACGCCGTGGACCATATGCTGCCACCGTGCGGCAGTACCCGCGTGCTCCACAAGCTGGCAAAGGTGAAGTTCCATCTGCGCATCATGAAATTGTAGATATCAATGACTACAAGCATGGCAGTGAATGCTATGCTTTAGCTAAAATACCACGGCAAGGCCCCCTTGTCTGGAATGTGACGCATTTGGCAGATTCGTATGAAGAACTCGAACCCTTGCAGGATGATCGTTCGGAGATTTTAAAAGGCTATCTTTGCATCACCAATCAAAACATCGATCTCAAAGTTAAAGAGCGGTTCTTCATCTCCGAGTACAAAGACAGCCCGACGCTCAAGGAGATTGAATTGCCAGACAATGTGTGCGTGGAATACGAAGAGTTGATCCGTGATTATCAATTGCGGCATCGTGAAACCGTTGAGACGTGGCGCAAGCAGCATTATGACCCATCAAAACCTCGCAAGATAAAAAAGACGCAGGGGCGCGAAGTCTGGGAACCCGCTTTTAGCCGGTTCATTTTGGAATCTACCTACAAACTCAAGGGCAACGAGTTGGTTTATGCCTACCTGGAAAAAACTGCGAAAGGCATGAAAGTGCGATTCATTGCGCCGGTTTCCATTCCTCGTGTGGGATACCAAAACAAAACATACTTAAGACTTCCGAGCCACCATTGGAAATGCGAAAGCCATGACAAGCTTTGCCCTGCTTGTCGCACGTTTGGTTGGGTTGAAGGCCGACCAGGAGTCGAGAAAAATGAACGGGAGAGTGATCGGAACAAGATTGTGGCTTATCAAGGCCGAGTGCAATTTACCCACGCGACGCTGGATGAATCTCAGCAACAAAAGCCTATGGACGAAATCACCCTGGCAATTCTCTCTTCACCCAAGCCCACGACCTCGCGCTTCTATTTAATGCCTGTGAAGGCGAAGCCTGAATCCAAACAAGGTGCGCCCGACGAGCAAGTGGGATACGATGCGCCGGACATGATCATTCGAGGCCGCAAATTCTTTCGACATCATCCAACTGCGAATAGCAACGAGTATGAGCGCGTTCGCGGCATTCCCGACGATCAAAACCGTACGATCAATGGGGCTCTTCCTGTAGGAACGAAATTTCGTTTCAAAGTTAGATTTGAAAATCTCGCAGCGGTTGAGCTTGGCGCGTTGCTCTGGGCGCTGGAGATGGAATCAAACATGTGTCACCGTTTGGGATTTGCCAAGCCTTTAGGCTTCGGCAGCGTCCGCATCAACGTCACCGGTATTCGGGAATTGAACCTAAAACGTTACGACTCGTTGGACGGTGAAGGTTGGCAAGCTCTAACTGAGCA
The Cytophagia bacterium CHB2 DNA segment above includes these coding regions:
- a CDS encoding TIGR03986 family CRISPR-associated RAMP protein is translated as MAKGEIVAWKEDRGFGFIQPESTNTQEAQLFFHINDARAVPREQLRKGTQVEYSVGPGKKSKTAAKNVRIAGMPAPAQPQQPREKKAESRQVQHSSKGYRFLNPYNFARWLESPQSILSHPDTRYLNRQPPPPHDRWVGKSGEIECELTALTPIFISDSLAKFANETDKKELHKSFEFFNVPKGDDSEPILPASSLRGMVRNIFEAATNSCFASFDYGQRLSYRLAPSEALKLVPARVLAPRNKGEVWRLQLMLGSATLTIGENPRRGPYAATVRQYPRAPQAGKGEVPSAHHEIVDINDYKHGSECYALAKIPRQGPLVWNVTHLADSYEELEPLQDDRSEILKGYLCITNQNIDLKVKERFFISEYKDSPTLKEIELPDNVCVEYEELIRDYQLRHRETVETWRKQHYDPSKPRKIKKTQGREVWEPAFSRFILESTYKLKGNELVYAYLEKTAKGMKVRFIAPVSIPRVGYQNKTYLRLPSHHWKCESHDKLCPACRTFGWVEGRPGVEKNERESDRNKIVAYQGRVQFTHATLDESQQQKPMDEITLAILSSPKPTTSRFYLMPVKAKPESKQGAPDEQVGYDAPDMIIRGRKFFRHHPTANSNEYERVRGIPDDQNRTINGALPVGTKFRFKVRFENLAAVELGALLWALEMESNMCHRLGFAKPLGFGSVRINVTGIRELNLKRYDSLDGEGWQALTEQKAELIRRFKAAVAHAYYRKDENEFAKLENIADLSKMLNTSQPQLPIHYPRPQEVPDAEGKNYEWFMGNKRPKRGPGYLLPLAVDDTAGFPLMEKFGNLKE